From Archaeoglobus sulfaticallidus PM70-1:
TGTAGGAGTTGCAACTCCATTCAGGTTTCACAACCTCATAAAAGAGTTAAGGGAGCATCTGAAAGTTCCAATCGATGTGCACTGCCACAACGACTTTGGATTAGCTGTTGCCAACACCCATGCGGCTGTCTTAGCTGGCGCGGATCAGGTTCAGGTTACCGTTAATGGAATAGGGGAGAGGGCCGGAAACGCGAGTCTGGCAGAGGTAGTTATGATTCTCAAGAGTCTGGAGGGCATAGAGACCAACATAAGAACCGAGTATCTGGTTGAGACCTCAAGGCTCGTTGAAAGGTTCACGGGATTCAGGCTGCCACCCAATACACCGATAGTTGGTGACAACGCCTTCAGCCATGAAAGCGGAATCCATGCACATGGCGTGATAAAGGAGGCTTCAACCTTCGAGCCCGGTGTGATAACTCCGGAGATGGTCGGACATAGGAGAAGGATAGTCATCGGAAAGCATGCTGGGAGACATCAAATCAAGAAGATGCTCGAGGATGCTGGATACATAGTCAACGAGGAGGATCTGACGAAGATCTTCGAGAAAGTTAAGGAGCTTGGAGATAAGGGCAAGAAGGTAACAGATCTGGATCTCTTCACAATAGCTGAGGTTGTAATCGGAGAACTCAGAAAGGAGGATAGGGCAATTGTTGTGGACGAGATTACCGTTCTCACGGGAAACAAGATCACTCCAACTGCTGTTATAAACGCGAATGTCTTCAACGATAGCAGGGTTAAATCCGCCATCGGTGTTGGGCCGGTGGATGCGGCTTTGAAGGCCGTGAGGGAGCTTGTTGGTGAAACGATAAAGATCACCGAGTTCAAGATGGATGCAATAACGGGCGGGAGCGATGCTCTGGCAGAGGTTTATGTAACGGTGGAGGATGATTCTGGGAAGTCCTTCACAGCAAGGGCTGCCGGGCCGGATATAGTTATGGCCTCCATTGATGCAGTTATCAACGCTGTAAACTATTTAATGATAAAGAAAAGACTCGATTCGAAAAAGAAAGAAAAGTCAGAGGATTGAATGTACGAACTAATAGATTCTCACTGCCACATCCAGATAAAGAACTTCGATAGGGACAGGCAGGAGGTTATCAGGAGAGCTATATCGAACGGTGTTGTTGGAATTGTCGTTTCAGGGTACGACATATCCTCAAATCACAAAGCCCTGAATCTCAAATCGAGCAATATTTTTGCAACACTTGGGTTCTCGCCAACAATGAACACCAAGGGGCACGAGCATGTTATTTCACAGATAATGGAGCATCAGAATGAGATCGTTGCCGTAGGTGAGGTAGGAATCGACAGGGTTAAAGGCAGACTGCCGTTTGACGAGCAGAAGAAGATCTTCGAGAGCTTTCTCAGATTGGCCAGTGAGATGGATAAGCCGGTTGTCATTCATGCGAGAGACGCTGAGATAGAGGCGATAGATCTTGCCAGCAGATATGGTGTCAAAGCGATGATACACTGCTTTAATGGAAGTCTGAAAGCTTTCAGACTTGCTAAAGACTCTGGAGCCATTGTTTCGATTTCAACCATGGTCACCTTCTCAGATAGGCTGAAGAGGGTTGTTAGAGAGATGGATCTGGAAAATGTTGTTATCGAAACCGACAGCCCGTTCCTCTCCCCAAAGAGAGGTAGAAACGAACCTGCGAATCTGGTGTATGCAGTGAATGAGATTTCAAAGCTGATAGAAGAGGACAAAGAGGAGGTTGCAAGGATAACGAAGAGGAATGCAGAAGACTTCTATGGCATTAGTGTTTAGCAAGCTTAAGCACAATTCAGCAACCTAAATCCTCTCGCAGATGACATAGCTATCGTTCAGGAACCCATAGAACTTGTTTCTTTCCTTTATCGGGATTATTATCTCGTTTTCAGCCTCTTCAATCGATCTTATTTTCCTTACAGTAACTATTTTGAATTCTTCAACCTTTACGGCCAGGAATTCTGTATTATCGAATTCTTCACAGTGCTTGTCTATGAGTATGGCCCTCATCAGGTTGTACGATGAGTCAAGGGTTTCGGCAAGCTCCTCTCCATAGAGCAACTCCTGAAGGATTTTGCTGTAGAAAACCCAGTCCTCCTCTACAAGCCTTTGCCTTGGATACCTGCTGAGGGCGAAGATGACATTTTCAGAGAATTCCCTATCATGAATCAGATCACAGTTCATGCAGCTCCAGACATAGCTGCCATCAGAAGTTACCTTCAGCTCCCCGCCCATGTCGTAGTTCAGGCATGGGTAGAAAGGACAGTAGCAGAACGAGCAGTCCTGGCCAGCGAAATGGCATGGATAGTACTTGCACTCCAGCACCGGGCCGGTTATACCATCCAGAGCCGAAAAGAGGTCTTTCAGCGTTCTCTCCCTGAGATCCTCCATACCCATCACCTCAAAAGGGCAACCATATCCCCTACCTCAACTCCTATGGACTTCGCCACCGGCTCACACTTCGCAGTCAACAGAAATCCTATCGTGTAAGCTGAATCAGATAAGCACTCGTAGTTCGCCATTCCCTTGGCGATGATTATGTCCGCATTCTCTATTCTGTCTTTAGTTTTCTCAGGCAACTCCTCATCTATAATCCCTATTCCATCTCCGTTATCGAGAACCTCGTCTGCTATCTTATCCACCCCGGCTATTACTGCATCCTCATAAGTTGCATCACTTATGATAGGTCTTCCTCTCACAACAACGCTCAGCCTCTCGCATATCTTCTTTATCTCCTTCATAAACAGAGCATCATAAACGATCTCTCCACAATTATCCGTGAGATAAACAACCCTCCCCTTGCACAAACTCCTTATCTTCTCAAGATTATCTATCTTCAGGCTCTCCCTGAATTTCCGGATGAAGTAATCGAGAAATGCTGAATCGTTCACCTCATGACCCATAACACCATAGTCAAACGTGTTCGCGATTATACTGGCTTTTGCAGTTGATCTGAACGCATCATCCCTGTAAACTATCCTTTTAATCTCTGGCAGGTACTTGAGGGATACCTCGTTTGCCCTCTTCTTCACCTCTCTGTAGGGATCCTCATCTTCAAGCACCTCGTACACCTTCCTGTGAATTCTTGTTGCTATCACCGCATTGATTCCCTTTTTAGGATACTCCTCAGCCAGAATTTTCAGTGCTAATTCAACAGCCCGATCTATCTTCTCAGCATCATCTGTTGACATCCGGGCTTCCATGTACACCCTGTTCAGCAAGCACGAAGGGCATTTGGGTGAGATTTTCATCAAGTCGATTTAGCACGGTGGTTTTAATAAGTCTTTCGTGACCTCCTCCCTCCATTAAAATGGAGGGCGTCCCTTCACCACAGGCGTAGCCCTCTGGAGGGAGGTTGTGTGTTCAGGGAGCTCTTCGCCCCCATCATCCACACTTAAGGGCTGGGTCACGGCAGCCCCCGCTCTCAGCATGGCTTCATCGAGCCCTGTTTTCTTTAAACCCTTCAAAAGGATGTTTGTTGATGCGTTCTCATCTCTGTCGAGTTTGGTATCGCAGTTCTTGCAGTAGAAGCTTCTGTCCTCTACAATGGTGTTTGTGGATCCGCAGACGCAGCACGTTTTGGTGCTGTACACTTCACCAACAAAGATGGCGTGGTTTTCGTTCTCCTTTAGCTTGAGGATAAGAATATCGCCGAACTCTTTGAAGGCCCAGCGGTTGAGTCTCTTCCTTGCAAGTTTGTTCCCGTTACCTCTGTAGTATTCATCCCGTATGTTTTTAGGGTAGCCGACGAACACGATTGTGTTGGTGATGTGGCTGGCAACATCCTTCGCAAGTTTTCTCCTGAAATCTCTGGCAATGTTTCTCCGCTTGTTTTTTAGTTTTTTGAGAACCTTGATCTTCTTCAACCTCTGAAGTCTTGCGATCCTGTTGTTGAGTTCGTGCATTCTCCTGAAGAAGTGGTGGTGGTCTTCCTTGGGAATGGAGAGAACACGGTTCTCCCCCTCACTTACCTGCTTAACGTAAGCCAGCCTCTTCATTCCCAGATCTATGCCAGCATAACCTTTAACATGAACTTCTACTTCTTTTTCAATCGTAACGTGGACTTCCCATCTTCTCAGATTGTAGTTATATATGAGCTTAAACCCCTTAATTTTCCATTTCAGATGTCTGTTGGCGTAAGGATAAGTGAGGAGAGGGATGTAGATTGTCTCGTGCCTTCTCAGAGTGGAGATCTTAGCCCACACCCTGAACTTCTTGCAGGTGGAGAAGACGATCTCTCCAATCCTCCTGTCGAAGAAGATAGGTTGCTTTCTGTTAACAGAGGGAGGAGAGGGTTCCCGATCCATCATTCTCTTAAGCTTCCTTTCTAGCTTTCTGATCCCGTTTTTGTTTTCCTTAGCTCTCGCCCTTTCAAGGGACTTTTTGAGTTCTTCCACCCTCTTCTTCCATTTTTCGTGCAGTCTTTTGTAGCTGCGATACATCTCGAGGGCTCTGTCCCTTGCACACTGTATGAAGGCTGAAGTGAGTCCGGTTCTTTCGGCAATTGTTTTTTGATATGCGTTTGCTTCTTTTCTGGTGGTAATACCTTTTTCAATAACAATGTCAAGGTAAAGGGAAATCGCGTACGTCAATCTGGCTGAAAGCCTCTCAATACGATCTAGCTTTCTCTTCGTTATTTCGTGGCTTACAGGCAGTTTAACGGTTTTCTGGATCGTGGTTGTAACGGTCACCGCTTATTCACCTTTTGGGCTCCTTCGTCTTTTTTGCATTTCCACATACTTCTTTATAACAATTGTTACATGTTACATCTCCCAACAGTTCCCACGTAATAGGAAGGATTCCACAGATTCTGTAAAATTGCTGCTTCAGCTCGGGAAACCTCTCAAAAAATTTGGCAGACACACCCTTGAATATCTTAACGAGCTGGGATTGTGACCACTTTGGTTTGCAGTAACAAAAATGAACGTGATGTAGCACAACTTCCTTGCTCGTGAAGCGTGATCTATCTCCCTAGCTCTATTTCCTCGTGAAGTGCTGAATACCTGAAGCAACTTCACCTGCCAGGATGGGTATTTTGTCGACCATACGAAGTGATAGTAGATGTTGTACACACATCCTCTGGCTGAAATCCGATGCCCTTGTTTAGCCATTAAATACACATGGTTACCATCCACTCATATGTTCGTGGCTGTATCCCACGACTAAAGTTGCGAGGATTAGCGACGAGTAATGCTAATGTAACACAACCATCTGCGACAACAGTTCATCCTCCAAAAGCTTGGTAAAGAAGTTTTCATCTCTCAGCACGGCCCTCGCACAGGATACGAGCTCTGCACCACATTCTATCATCTTTCTCGCGTCATCAACGCTGGTAACCGAGTTGTTACCTATCGTGAAGATTATCCCGGAAAGTTCTCTGATCAGATCCAGATCTGCCTTTCCACCTACAATCATTGCATCAACATGCAGCATATCGCAGCCATGCTCCTTCAGCTTCTCAGCAAGAGCAGCATAGTCTATATCCAAGCCCCCCCTTATCTTAACAGAAGTCGTGCAGATCTCCGATGTTTTTTCCACTATTGCACAGAGTCTCTCGATATCGAAAAGCAAGGCCTGTCCACAACCCAGCTCCATCATCTCCGGCTGCCTGCAGTGAGCGTTTATCTCGATGATCCCATTATAATCAGCTACAGCCTCTGCCACATCGATGTAGCCCCTATCAGTATAGGATCTTACGTTCACGGCAAACTCTGCATCAGATAGCTCGATAAACCGCTCAATCTCTTCTTTTATTCCGTTAACTGGATCTTCAAATAGGAACTCCCTTCTCCCTCTCCATACAATCTTCTTCGATGCCAGCATGCTCCGTTTATCAGCACTGAATCCGCCGAGAACTGCCAGACCAACAGGAAATTTCGAGCAGAATTCAGCGTTGTTTATTCCTGCCATTGCAGATAAACATAACCTGTTTTTGAAGATCATGCTCACCTAACTGTATTCTCTCTACACGAACCTCAATTCCTTCAGATTCAGCTCTCCATCGAACACCCTGTTGGCAGAGCCGCTCATGTAGGCGATGTCCCCATCGAACTCGATTATCAGCTCACCACCCTTGGTTATAACCCTCACAGGATCGCTGACATATCCAAGC
This genomic window contains:
- a CDS encoding 2-isopropylmalate synthase, translating into MKRISVFDTTLRDGEQTPGVSFPINYKIQIAKQLDKLGVDYIEAGFPVASKGEFEAVKTIVNLDLDSKICGLARIVKEDIDSALDSGVDLVHIFISTSKIQIDYTIKKSREEIINDSVEAVEYIKDHGRECMFSAMDATRTEIDYLKEIYKAVEEAGVDIINVPDTVGVATPFRFHNLIKELREHLKVPIDVHCHNDFGLAVANTHAAVLAGADQVQVTVNGIGERAGNASLAEVVMILKSLEGIETNIRTEYLVETSRLVERFTGFRLPPNTPIVGDNAFSHESGIHAHGVIKEASTFEPGVITPEMVGHRRRIVIGKHAGRHQIKKMLEDAGYIVNEEDLTKIFEKVKELGDKGKKVTDLDLFTIAEVVIGELRKEDRAIVVDEITVLTGNKITPTAVINANVFNDSRVKSAIGVGPVDAALKAVRELVGETIKITEFKMDAITGGSDALAEVYVTVEDDSGKSFTARAAGPDIVMASIDAVINAVNYLMIKKRLDSKKKEKSED
- a CDS encoding TatD family hydrolase, whose protein sequence is MYELIDSHCHIQIKNFDRDRQEVIRRAISNGVVGIVVSGYDISSNHKALNLKSSNIFATLGFSPTMNTKGHEHVISQIMEHQNEIVAVGEVGIDRVKGRLPFDEQKKIFESFLRLASEMDKPVVIHARDAEIEAIDLASRYGVKAMIHCFNGSLKAFRLAKDSGAIVSISTMVTFSDRLKRVVREMDLENVVIETDSPFLSPKRGRNEPANLVYAVNEISKLIEEDKEEVARITKRNAEDFYGISV
- a CDS encoding cysteine-rich small domain-containing protein, with protein sequence MEDLRERTLKDLFSALDGITGPVLECKYYPCHFAGQDCSFCYCPFYPCLNYDMGGELKVTSDGSYVWSCMNCDLIHDREFSENVIFALSRYPRQRLVEEDWVFYSKILQELLYGEELAETLDSSYNLMRAILIDKHCEEFDNTEFLAVKVEEFKIVTVRKIRSIEEAENEIIIPIKERNKFYGFLNDSYVICERI
- a CDS encoding damage-control phosphatase: MKISPKCPSCLLNRVYMEARMSTDDAEKIDRAVELALKILAEEYPKKGINAVIATRIHRKVYEVLEDEDPYREVKKRANEVSLKYLPEIKRIVYRDDAFRSTAKASIIANTFDYGVMGHEVNDSAFLDYFIRKFRESLKIDNLEKIRSLCKGRVVYLTDNCGEIVYDALFMKEIKKICERLSVVVRGRPIISDATYEDAVIAGVDKIADEVLDNGDGIGIIDEELPEKTKDRIENADIIIAKGMANYECLSDSAYTIGFLLTAKCEPVAKSIGVEVGDMVALLR
- a CDS encoding RNA-guided endonuclease TnpB family protein — protein: MTVTTTIQKTVKLPVSHEITKRKLDRIERLSARLTYAISLYLDIVIEKGITTRKEANAYQKTIAERTGLTSAFIQCARDRALEMYRSYKRLHEKWKKRVEELKKSLERARAKENKNGIRKLERKLKRMMDREPSPPSVNRKQPIFFDRRIGEIVFSTCKKFRVWAKISTLRRHETIYIPLLTYPYANRHLKWKIKGFKLIYNYNLRRWEVHVTIEKEVEVHVKGYAGIDLGMKRLAYVKQVSEGENRVLSIPKEDHHHFFRRMHELNNRIARLQRLKKIKVLKKLKNKRRNIARDFRRKLAKDVASHITNTIVFVGYPKNIRDEYYRGNGNKLARKRLNRWAFKEFGDILILKLKENENHAIFVGEVYSTKTCCVCGSTNTIVEDRSFYCKNCDTKLDRDENASTNILLKGLKKTGLDEAMLRAGAAVTQPLSVDDGGEELPEHTTSLQRATPVVKGRPPF
- a CDS encoding MJ0144 family RNA dihydrouridine synthase-like protein — translated: MIFKNRLCLSAMAGINNAEFCSKFPVGLAVLGGFSADKRSMLASKKIVWRGRREFLFEDPVNGIKEEIERFIELSDAEFAVNVRSYTDRGYIDVAEAVADYNGIIEINAHCRQPEMMELGCGQALLFDIERLCAIVEKTSEICTTSVKIRGGLDIDYAALAEKLKEHGCDMLHVDAMIVGGKADLDLIRELSGIIFTIGNNSVTSVDDARKMIECGAELVSCARAVLRDENFFTKLLEDELLSQMVVLH